From one Fusobacterium mortiferum ATCC 9817 genomic stretch:
- a CDS encoding efflux RND transporter periplasmic adaptor subunit has product MKKAKYLVFVLMLILVGCGKEEETKVIEKPAKYVVTEGVKTRTMNQIFRSDAVLEPKDKINHQTEKGGTIVKILKKNGDKVKKGELVMVLSDSATESAYFTSKADYAASKASMEIAKNNYEKFKKLYDEQLVSYLEYVNYENNYISARGAYESAKANYESAKSDYDKLYRKAEISGTIGNLFDKVGKKVAATDTVFTVIDDTSMEAYVGFPAEWLDEINLGLEVQVQVPAIDKTLTGKIVEINPIAENDTKKFKIKVAVDNKDKVVKDGMYSFVTVPAGKTEALSVNDEAIFVRNLLSYVYKVEDGKATRIEVKTGATNLPYTQISSNEIKEGDRIVVKGVFGLEEGDKVEENTQAK; this is encoded by the coding sequence ATGAAAAAAGCTAAATATTTAGTATTTGTATTGATGCTAATACTAGTAGGTTGTGGAAAAGAGGAAGAAACAAAAGTAATAGAAAAACCTGCTAAATATGTTGTAACTGAGGGAGTAAAAACAAGAACAATGAATCAAATCTTTAGAAGTGATGCTGTTCTTGAACCTAAAGATAAGATTAACCATCAAACTGAAAAAGGTGGAACAATAGTAAAAATATTAAAGAAAAATGGGGATAAAGTAAAAAAAGGTGAATTAGTAATGGTACTATCTGATAGTGCTACTGAGTCAGCTTATTTCACATCAAAGGCTGATTATGCAGCTTCTAAAGCTTCTATGGAAATAGCTAAAAATAACTATGAAAAATTTAAAAAACTATATGATGAACAATTAGTTTCATACCTTGAGTATGTAAATTATGAAAATAACTACATCAGCGCAAGAGGAGCTTATGAGTCAGCAAAAGCTAACTATGAATCAGCTAAATCTGATTATGATAAACTATATAGAAAAGCTGAGATAAGTGGAACAATAGGAAACTTATTTGATAAAGTTGGTAAAAAAGTTGCCGCTACAGATACAGTATTTACAGTGATAGATGATACTTCAATGGAAGCTTATGTAGGATTCCCAGCAGAGTGGTTAGATGAAATTAATTTAGGATTAGAAGTTCAAGTACAAGTACCAGCTATAGATAAAACTTTAACAGGAAAAATTGTGGAGATTAACCCAATAGCTGAAAATGATACTAAGAAATTTAAAATAAAAGTAGCTGTTGATAATAAAGATAAAGTAGTAAAAGATGGAATGTATTCATTTGTAACTGTACCAGCAGGAAAAACAGAGGCATTATCAGTAAATGATGAAGCTATATTTGTAAGAAACTTACTTTCATATGTATACAAAGTAGAAGATGGAAAAGCTACTAGAATAGAGGTAAAAACAGGAGCTACTAACTTACCTTATACACAAATATCTTCTAACGAGATAAAAGAGGGAGATAGAATAGTAGTAAAAGGAGTATTTGGTCTTGAAGAGGGAGATAAAGTAGAAGAAAATACTCAAGCAAAATAA
- a CDS encoding efflux RND transporter permease subunit — MTLAGLSIRRPVATTMVMISIMFIGLMAMFTMKSELLPNMDIPVVTVTTTWNGAVAEDVETQITKKIEEILPNVEGIDKISSTSSFEQSQIVIEFNFGIDADDKTTEIQRELSKITNDLPDDADTPVARKVEAGAGNLTMVMMFSAPNRGELSTFIDEYLKPKFESLTGIGQVNVFGNPDKQLQIQFDSDKLAAYNLSPVELYNLISMSSKNLPLGTVKTGNKNIIARFMGELNYIDEYENMIIQSNGNTLKLKDVADIVLTTEDFTDKGFLSGKESIVVAVEKSADGSTIELNKAAIKALDSLKSVMPPGTEYKTLLDTSEDIEQSISSVSSNAVQGLVLATIVLLVFLKNIRATFLVSAALPVAIIFTFAFLALAGTSLNLISLMGLSIGVGMLTDNSVVVVDNIYRHMTELHSPVMEASENGATEVTLSVIASALTTMVVFIPILFIPGIAREIFRDLSYSIIFSNVAALLVSLTLIPMLASRFLTSKIDITAEGKIFTKVKSTYLKIINWALVNRLKTLGITIIVFILTVIVGGGMLKVEFMPKQDQGRYSIVAELGKGLDLDKSEYIARQIEEIVKNEPNTKFYFTVVTNDLLSVNVDIGKKDIRDISAFEIIDKIRPIVEKIPDTRISVSEDFAMRSPSRDVEFDIVGANLEELKTVGKAVLDKMKSYPGAVDVKSTLDPGNVEARIILDRDKIRSYGIDPVTVGQIMSYSILGGNRGDTVTVKTGSEEIDVMVRLPKDKRKDINDIQNINIKIGDGKFVKVSDISNVIYAEGSSEINKTDRIYSVTVSANDGGVGIRGLQEQMVKAFNEANPPASVSYRWGGDSENLQDSTQQLGMALGISIFLIYALLAAQFENFLLPFIILGSVPLSLIGIIIGLVVFGQPVDVMVMVGLILLAGVVVNNAIVLIDFIQLTIERGSGRIEAVVESCRTRLRPILMTTMTTVLGMLPLSLGIGEGSEIYRGMAITVMFGLSFSTILTLVIIPILFTLVEDFIEKLGKVLKKLFNRKSAE; from the coding sequence ATGACACTAGCAGGTTTGTCAATACGTAGACCAGTAGCAACAACAATGGTAATGATTTCCATTATGTTTATTGGGCTTATGGCAATGTTTACAATGAAATCTGAGCTACTTCCAAATATGGATATTCCAGTTGTTACAGTAACTACAACTTGGAATGGAGCAGTAGCTGAAGATGTAGAAACACAGATTACTAAAAAAATAGAGGAGATACTTCCTAACGTTGAGGGAATAGATAAAATTTCATCAACATCTTCTTTTGAGCAATCACAAATAGTTATAGAATTTAACTTTGGAATAGATGCTGATGATAAAACAACAGAGATTCAAAGAGAGTTATCAAAAATAACTAATGATTTACCAGATGATGCTGATACTCCAGTAGCTAGAAAGGTAGAGGCTGGAGCAGGAAACTTAACAATGGTAATGATGTTCTCAGCACCAAATAGAGGAGAATTAAGTACATTTATAGATGAGTATTTAAAACCTAAATTTGAAAGCTTAACAGGGATAGGACAAGTAAATGTATTTGGTAACCCAGATAAACAGTTACAAATACAATTTGATAGTGATAAGTTAGCAGCATATAACTTATCTCCAGTAGAGCTATATAATCTGATCTCGATGTCTAGTAAAAATTTACCATTAGGAACTGTAAAAACAGGTAATAAAAATATAATTGCTAGATTTATGGGAGAGTTAAACTATATAGATGAATATGAAAATATGATTATTCAAAGTAATGGTAATACATTAAAATTAAAGGATGTAGCTGATATAGTTTTAACAACAGAGGATTTTACAGATAAAGGGTTCTTATCAGGAAAGGAATCAATAGTTGTTGCTGTTGAGAAATCTGCAGATGGAAGTACTATAGAGTTAAATAAAGCAGCAATAAAAGCTCTAGATAGTTTAAAATCAGTAATGCCTCCTGGAACAGAGTATAAGACACTACTAGATACATCAGAAGATATAGAGCAATCTATTTCAAGTGTTTCTAGTAATGCTGTGCAAGGACTTGTGTTAGCTACAATAGTATTACTAGTATTCTTAAAAAATATCAGAGCAACATTTTTAGTTTCTGCAGCTCTACCAGTTGCAATAATATTTACATTTGCTTTCTTGGCATTAGCAGGAACATCTCTTAACCTAATCTCACTTATGGGGTTATCAATAGGGGTAGGAATGCTTACAGACAACTCCGTTGTTGTTGTGGATAATATATATCGTCATATGACAGAGTTACACTCTCCAGTAATGGAAGCATCAGAAAATGGAGCTACAGAAGTAACACTATCAGTTATAGCATCAGCATTAACAACAATGGTAGTATTTATACCTATACTATTTATACCAGGTATTGCAAGAGAGATATTTAGAGATCTATCATACTCTATTATATTCTCAAACGTAGCTGCATTACTAGTTTCTTTAACATTAATTCCAATGTTAGCAAGTAGATTTTTAACTAGTAAAATAGATATTACAGCTGAAGGAAAAATATTTACAAAGGTAAAAAGTACATATTTAAAAATTATAAATTGGGCTTTAGTAAATAGATTAAAAACTTTAGGTATTACAATTATTGTATTTATTTTAACTGTTATTGTAGGTGGAGGAATGCTTAAAGTAGAATTTATGCCTAAGCAAGACCAAGGAAGATACTCCATTGTTGCTGAACTTGGAAAAGGATTGGATTTAGATAAATCTGAATATATAGCTAGACAGATTGAAGAAATTGTAAAAAATGAACCTAATACAAAATTCTATTTTACAGTAGTAACTAATGATTTACTTTCAGTAAACGTAGACATTGGAAAGAAAGATATAAGAGATATTTCAGCATTTGAAATTATTGATAAAATTAGACCAATTGTTGAAAAAATTCCAGATACAAGAATAAGTGTATCAGAAGATTTTGCTATGAGAAGTCCATCAAGAGATGTGGAGTTTGATATAGTTGGAGCTAACTTAGAAGAATTAAAAACAGTTGGAAAAGCTGTATTAGATAAGATGAAATCATATCCAGGAGCAGTTGACGTAAAATCAACTCTTGATCCAGGTAACGTAGAGGCTAGAATTATTTTAGATAGAGATAAGATTAGAAGTTATGGAATAGACCCTGTAACAGTTGGACAAATAATGAGTTACTCTATACTTGGAGGAAATAGAGGAGATACTGTAACAGTAAAAACTGGTTCTGAAGAGATAGATGTTATGGTAAGACTTCCTAAAGATAAGAGAAAAGATATTAATGATATCCAAAATATTAATATCAAAATAGGAGATGGAAAATTTGTTAAGGTTTCTGATATATCTAATGTAATTTATGCTGAAGGTTCTTCTGAGATCAATAAGACAGATAGAATTTATAGTGTAACTGTTTCTGCTAATGATGGTGGAGTTGGTATTAGAGGATTACAAGAGCAAATGGTAAAAGCATTTAACGAAGCTAATCCACCTGCTTCAGTTTCATATAGATGGGGAGGAGATTCAGAAAACTTACAAGATTCTACTCAACAACTAGGAATGGCACTAGGAATTTCTATTTTCTTAATTTATGCACTACTAGCTGCACAGTTTGAAAACTTCCTATTACCATTTATTATATTAGGTTCTGTACCATTATCACTTATTGGAATAATAATAGGATTAGTTGTATTTGGACAACCAGTGGATGTAATGGTAATGGTTGGACTTATCCTACTAGCTGGAGTCGTTGTTAATAACGCTATTGTACTTATTGACTTTATTCAGTTGACTATTGAAAGAGGTAGTGGTAGAATAGAAGCAGTAGTAGAGTCTTGTAGAACAAGACTTAGACCAATACTAATGACAACAATGACAACAGTATTAGGAATGTTACCACTATCTTTAGGAATTGGAGAAGGTTCTGAGATTTATAGAGGAATGGCTATAACAGTAATGTTTGGATTAAGTTTCTCAACTATACTAACTCTAGTAATTATCCCAATACTATTTACATTAGTAGAGGACTTTATAGAGAAGTTAGGAAAAGTATTGAAAAAGCTTTTTAATAGAAAATCTGCTGAATAG
- a CDS encoding PG0541 family transporter-associated protein gives MNKFDNYKLIMIYINESHKTMLEDFFDDIHFHMYTVQRKAESVWSEKLKHKNNQIWPGTDCIFLLSLPGDKVDNMLKMLKTFRASLPYEIVMAIGVIPMERTIPDISREDSVGIDEALLERLKNKKKK, from the coding sequence ATGAATAAATTTGACAACTATAAATTGATAATGATTTACATCAATGAATCTCATAAAACTATGCTTGAAGATTTCTTTGATGATATACATTTTCATATGTATACAGTGCAAAGGAAGGCTGAAAGTGTATGGAGTGAGAAGTTAAAACATAAGAATAATCAAATATGGCCAGGAACAGATTGTATATTTTTATTATCATTGCCAGGAGATAAAGTAGACAATATGTTAAAGATGTTAAAGACTTTTAGAGCTTCATTACCATATGAGATAGTGATGGCAATAGGAGTAATTCCTATGGAGAGAACTATTCCAGATATATCTAGAGAAGATAGTGTAGGAATAGATGAGGCACTACTTGAAAGGTTAAAAAACAAAAAGAAAAAATAA
- a CDS encoding efflux RND transporter periplasmic adaptor subunit: MVKKVVILLILATIIGCSGEKKQNTTTQKENIKIVKSIKLEEKTIANIKNYNGELKPQQEMKIVTTTGGDIEEIYFKNGDRVKKGEVIAKISNADVEASFFEAQGQLLKAKSTYSTEKISFEKYKKLYEKEIISENDYLAIKNRYETAQGDLKIAEGKFLKAKDDYDRLRVISKIDGVITDLFVKKYERVENGKEIVTIVDSSKMEVDIAVSGNDIKYSKLGNKAKIYIEELGISRDGVISEINLSSDSNSKKYSLRLLVDNGDNKILKGMYAKVNLEQGEVSGIFVPTKAVMIKDLYSYIAIVRDEKATIYRVTPKETIGDMQLIEFEDYKAGDRVVVEGQYLLNNNDKVKEN; the protein is encoded by the coding sequence ATGGTGAAAAAGGTAGTAATATTATTAATTTTAGCTACTATTATTGGGTGTAGTGGAGAGAAAAAACAAAATACTACAACTCAAAAAGAGAATATAAAAATAGTAAAAAGTATAAAGTTGGAAGAAAAAACTATAGCTAATATAAAAAATTATAATGGGGAGTTAAAACCTCAACAGGAGATGAAAATAGTAACTACTACTGGTGGGGATATTGAAGAGATATATTTTAAAAATGGAGATAGAGTAAAAAAAGGGGAAGTAATAGCAAAAATATCTAATGCAGATGTAGAAGCAAGTTTTTTTGAGGCACAGGGGCAACTTTTAAAGGCAAAATCTACATACTCAACTGAGAAGATTAGTTTTGAGAAATATAAAAAGCTCTATGAAAAAGAGATAATATCTGAAAATGATTATTTAGCTATAAAAAATAGATATGAAACTGCTCAAGGAGATTTAAAAATAGCAGAAGGGAAATTTTTAAAAGCTAAAGATGACTATGATAGATTGAGAGTTATATCTAAAATAGATGGAGTAATTACAGATCTATTTGTAAAAAAATATGAGAGAGTAGAGAATGGAAAAGAGATAGTAACTATTGTAGATAGTTCTAAGATGGAAGTGGATATAGCAGTATCTGGAAATGATATAAAATATAGTAAGCTAGGAAATAAAGCTAAAATATATATAGAGGAACTTGGAATAAGTAGAGATGGAGTAATAAGTGAGATAAATCTAAGCTCTGATAGTAATAGTAAAAAATACTCTTTAAGATTATTAGTGGATAATGGAGATAATAAAATTTTAAAGGGAATGTATGCAAAAGTAAATCTAGAACAGGGAGAGGTAAGTGGTATCTTTGTTCCTACTAAAGCTGTTATGATAAAGGATTTATACTCATATATAGCTATAGTGAGAGATGAAAAAGCTACAATATATAGAGTAACACCTAAAGAAACTATTGGAGATATGCAACTAATAGAGTTTGAAGATTACAAAGCTGGAGATAGAGTAGTAGTAGAGGGACAATATCTATTAAATAATAATGACAAGGTAAAGGAGAATTAG
- a CDS encoding efflux RND transporter permease subunit, which translates to MKSIPEFSIRKPATTIMFLISMIFFGYLGLKKMPVEMMPNINRPTVRIRVKWDGATPSDMDKMITRKIEEILPNVEGITEYSSESTAETSMIYVKFKYGTDVETKITLIQNEINQIRKKFPEDMDEPIIRKSSSSDVPALTFSMAGGDLVEMRSYVESTLKPMLERIEGVSEIEVFGGREQEVAVVVDPDKLENYNLGIMDVYNKMASASVNIPGGILREGEKEYLIKVEAEIERADEIKEIVLLNRDGHILKLKDIADIKISPKDRSSVSRKNGKENIVVIVSKTDEGNAVGIVKNVKKVMEQAKGSFPINTVMNYEFDSSITIMNSIKNVQSSGIMGLLLASGILFVFLKSISATLIIATAIPISVIFTFFLLNAQGITLNLMSLMGLSLGIGMLVDNSVVVVDNIFRHISELGKNRVAAARDGAEEMALPVLASTLTTVAAFLPLVFQEGLAKEQFNNLCYAISYSLLASLVISLTFVPMISSKIMNENKNLNSEGKFLKSLRKWYVVLLKWAVRRRGIVVVIMIVLFLGSLYVGSKLGGRFIPTVDEGRFAVVAKLPSGADVNKGDRIAKILEERVTSFDFVKDFTVSGSGARAILNINGGLKTTRDKSMSDILRELRKVYVDIPDVEITVTPGYKFGVRGIYDLEFELYSDNEIQLQAIISELKDRVSKIDGIKDVTTSFEGGKPEGKFYIDREKAEYYGLKISDIARMIQVQIQGGVPIKINSDNDEIDVTLKLQQIYRESTQYILDSRITLPNGKNIKISDIATFKVEEGPSKLEKKDKRKKIVLYANLDDNLDLKTAQNMIVETLEEMGKPDSVTYGYGGKSADMAEMSEQLIYTFGIAIFLIYFILVWQFESFIMPFIIILSIPLSTTGAFYALYGAGLSIDAMVSVGFVMLAGIVVNNAIVLIDFINLRREAGDSKNKAIITSGRTRLRPILMTTLTTVLGMLPLMFSNGEGSEMYKGMSFVVVFGLSTATLLTLIVIPVFYYLIDDFTGAIKRVKILSRKK; encoded by the coding sequence ATGAAGTCGATACCAGAATTTTCAATAAGAAAGCCAGCTACTACAATAATGTTTCTAATCTCTATGATATTTTTTGGTTATCTAGGACTAAAAAAGATGCCAGTGGAGATGATGCCAAATATAAATAGACCTACTGTAAGAATAAGGGTAAAGTGGGATGGAGCAACTCCGTCTGATATGGATAAGATGATAACTAGAAAAATAGAAGAGATACTACCTAATGTTGAGGGAATAACAGAGTACAGCTCTGAATCAACAGCTGAAACCTCAATGATATATGTAAAATTTAAATATGGTACTGATGTAGAAACAAAAATAACTTTGATACAAAATGAGATAAATCAAATAAGAAAAAAATTCCCAGAGGATATGGATGAGCCAATAATAAGAAAAAGTTCATCTTCTGATGTTCCAGCTCTTACTTTTTCTATGGCTGGTGGGGATTTAGTAGAGATGAGAAGTTATGTGGAAAGCACTCTTAAACCTATGCTAGAGAGAATAGAGGGAGTATCAGAGATAGAGGTATTTGGAGGAAGAGAGCAAGAGGTAGCAGTAGTAGTAGACCCAGATAAATTAGAAAACTACAATCTAGGTATTATGGATGTATATAACAAGATGGCTAGTGCCAGTGTAAATATTCCAGGAGGGATACTTAGAGAGGGAGAGAAAGAGTACTTAATCAAAGTAGAAGCTGAGATAGAGAGAGCTGATGAGATTAAAGAGATAGTACTTTTAAATAGAGATGGTCATATTTTAAAATTAAAGGATATAGCAGATATAAAAATCTCCCCTAAAGATAGAAGCTCTGTAAGTAGAAAAAATGGAAAGGAGAATATAGTTGTAATAGTTTCTAAAACAGATGAAGGAAATGCAGTTGGAATAGTAAAAAATGTAAAAAAAGTAATGGAGCAAGCTAAGGGCTCATTTCCTATCAATACAGTTATGAATTATGAGTTTGATTCATCTATAACTATAATGAACTCTATAAAAAATGTTCAGTCTAGTGGAATAATGGGACTTTTACTAGCTTCTGGAATACTTTTTGTATTTTTAAAAAGTATATCAGCTACACTTATTATAGCTACTGCAATTCCAATATCTGTAATATTTACATTTTTCCTATTAAATGCTCAAGGGATAACTTTAAATCTGATGTCTTTAATGGGATTATCTCTAGGAATAGGAATGCTAGTAGATAACTCGGTTGTTGTTGTAGATAATATATTTAGACATATATCAGAGTTAGGGAAAAATAGAGTAGCAGCAGCTAGAGATGGAGCAGAGGAGATGGCTTTACCTGTACTTGCTTCTACACTGACTACTGTTGCAGCTTTTCTACCTTTGGTATTCCAAGAGGGGCTTGCTAAAGAGCAGTTCAATAATCTGTGTTATGCTATCTCATACTCATTGTTAGCTTCTCTAGTAATATCACTTACCTTTGTACCTATGATATCTAGTAAGATAATGAATGAGAATAAAAATCTTAATTCGGAAGGTAAATTCTTAAAATCTTTAAGAAAATGGTATGTGGTACTGCTTAAGTGGGCAGTGAGAAGAAGAGGAATAGTTGTGGTAATAATGATAGTACTTTTCTTAGGTTCGTTATATGTAGGAAGCAAATTAGGAGGAAGATTTATACCTACTGTGGATGAGGGAAGATTTGCTGTAGTGGCAAAGTTACCATCTGGAGCTGATGTAAATAAGGGAGATAGAATAGCTAAGATTTTAGAGGAGAGAGTTACAAGTTTTGATTTTGTAAAAGATTTTACTGTTTCTGGAAGTGGAGCTAGAGCTATTTTAAATATCAATGGAGGATTGAAAACTACTAGAGATAAATCTATGAGTGATATACTAAGAGAGCTGAGAAAAGTCTATGTAGATATACCAGATGTGGAGATAACTGTAACTCCAGGATATAAATTTGGAGTGAGGGGAATATATGATTTGGAGTTTGAGCTATATTCAGATAATGAGATACAACTTCAAGCTATAATTTCAGAATTAAAAGATAGAGTATCTAAAATAGATGGAATAAAAGATGTAACTACCTCTTTTGAAGGCGGAAAACCAGAGGGGAAATTCTATATAGATAGAGAGAAAGCTGAATACTATGGATTGAAAATCAGTGATATAGCTCGTATGATACAGGTACAGATACAAGGTGGAGTTCCAATAAAAATAAACAGTGATAATGATGAGATAGATGTAACATTAAAACTTCAACAAATATATAGAGAGTCTACTCAATATATTTTAGATTCTAGAATAACTTTACCTAATGGAAAAAATATAAAGATTTCAGATATAGCTACTTTTAAAGTAGAAGAGGGACCATCTAAGTTAGAGAAAAAAGATAAGAGAAAGAAAATAGTATTATATGCTAACCTTGATGATAACCTAGATTTAAAAACAGCACAAAATATGATAGTGGAAACTTTAGAAGAGATGGGAAAACCAGATAGTGTAACCTATGGATATGGTGGTAAGAGTGCTGATATGGCAGAGATGAGTGAGCAATTAATCTATACTTTTGGAATAGCAATATTCCTGATCTATTTTATCTTAGTATGGCAATTTGAGTCATTTATTATGCCATTTATAATAATACTCTCTATTCCACTTTCTACTACAGGAGCTTTCTATGCTCTCTATGGAGCTGGGCTAAGTATAGATGCTATGGTGTCAGTAGGATTTGTAATGCTAGCTGGTATAGTTGTAAATAATGCTATTGTGTTGATAGATTTTATCAATCTTAGAAGAGAGGCAGGAGATAGTAAAAATAAAGCTATAATAACTTCTGGAAGAACAAGACTTCGTCCAATACTTATGACAACACTTACTACTGTACTTGGAATGCTACCACTTATGTTTAGTAATGGGGAGGGTTCAGAGATGTATAAGGGAATGTCATTTGTAGTGGTATTTGGACTCTCTACTGCAACACTGTTAACATTAATAGTTATTCCTGTATTTTATTATTTAATTGATGACTTTACAGGAGCTATAAAAAGAGTTAAAATATTGAGTAGAAAAAAATAG
- a CDS encoding MerR family transcriptional regulator, which translates to MKGAEMKDYLTIGEVSKITSLPISTLRYYDSEGIISPNYKDEKTNYRYYRFFQIPIIKMIVHLKKLGFSNAKIKSHLENVSYSHTLELMNKMIEQTQSEIARLQNLEKELKENAIQMKYLITLENNIDKFFIEEEEIKGVYAEIDDSEGYDGISKAFKEIDNFLIATNQTLVPVGMFAFTIKKDEIEKKTYNYNRLILLKNYEDYEKRCHYPKQKYACMICQSKFDDIGQSVEKVVEWMKKEGREIGEDTIVHILSGPAFEKDPSDVMYILRVPIKR; encoded by the coding sequence ATGAAAGGGGCAGAGATGAAAGATTATTTAACAATAGGAGAGGTATCAAAAATTACTAGCTTACCAATTTCAACTTTGAGATACTATGATAGTGAGGGAATAATATCTCCAAATTATAAAGATGAAAAAACCAATTATAGATATTATAGATTTTTTCAGATTCCTATTATTAAGATGATAGTTCATCTAAAAAAGTTAGGTTTTAGTAATGCTAAAATAAAAAGTCACTTAGAAAATGTAAGTTACTCTCATACTTTAGAGCTGATGAATAAGATGATAGAGCAAACTCAATCGGAGATAGCAAGACTCCAAAATTTAGAAAAAGAGTTGAAAGAGAATGCTATTCAGATGAAATATCTCATAACTTTAGAAAATAATATAGATAAATTTTTTATTGAAGAAGAGGAGATAAAGGGAGTGTATGCAGAGATTGATGATAGTGAAGGGTATGACGGAATATCTAAAGCATTTAAAGAGATAGATAATTTTTTAATTGCTACTAATCAAACTTTGGTTCCTGTCGGTATGTTTGCATTTACAATAAAAAAAGATGAGATAGAGAAAAAAACTTACAATTATAATAGATTGATACTTTTAAAAAATTATGAAGATTATGAAAAGAGATGCCACTATCCAAAACAAAAGTATGCTTGTATGATATGTCAGAGTAAATTTGATGATATTGGACAGAGTGTAGAAAAAGTTGTGGAGTGGATGAAAAAAGAGGGAAGAGAGATAGGAGAGGATACTATTGTCCATATTCTTTCTGGTCCAGCTTTTGAAAAGGATCCCTCTGATGTAATGTATATTTTAAGAGTACCTATAAAAAGATAA